The region TGTGGCAGACCCTccatataaatacataaacagaGTGGAAGTGGGTAGGAAAAGGGTGAAGGGGGTGGTTTTAGAAAAGACCCATTAACTTTTCATACTGTGTAGGCAGGGGCAGTAGCTGTCACTTCCAACACCCAATGTCTGTGGCCTGGAGAGAGGCCAGAATCATCCTAGTGGCACTGACAGGTATGTGTGTTCATCAGTATCAGACTATGGCACTGTGCAACCATGTTCTactttttagtttttcattcatttcatgtgATTACTTCCACCATGGAGGTCGCCATATTGTCTGTTTTTAgataaaaaggaacaaaaatacACTCTTTACTAATCCTCCATGTTATTATTGCAATAGTGAAATTGtattatgtaaaaaataattGCGTAAACACAGGTTTACACATAACTGAGCAAACATAAATTTAGTAACATGTAGGTcacttaataaataaaaaatactgtttttcactgtcactgtctccCAGACCCATGAGATGAGTACTCAGTACTCATGGGTTGGATCACACCCATCTTCACATTtggccttcattttgatctcaagtACAGACCTGTAAAGTGTATTTTGCACAGTTGTGATGCTGTCCCATGCCCcttatcctaaccttaaccatcacaactgaatACGTAACCCCAACCCTTACAACCCTAActctaacctaaacctaaaccacGTCTTAGCCATTCACACTTGTGGGATCCAGCATTTTGGTCCCCACAAAACTGTCAGATCCCACAAGTAAAGTAGGCTCCTGGTTTTCTAACTCTCCATATATagtagagtaaaaaaaatagcagcagtAAAGTAGTAAAAGAATGCACACAGGCAGCCGCTGAGGGTCACTCAGCCACTTCCTGCCTGCACGACAGCCCGAGACTGTGGGTGTTGAAAGTGGCCAATCAAAGAAGTGGAGACATCAGCATCATCACTGTCCCTGCACATGTAGAGCAGAAATGCTCTGTTGTAAGAATGTTTTTTCCGATGGTGGGTATTGTTAAGTGAGCTTGTATCACGTGCATGCGCCTGTGTAACTTATCTATGCTTAACTATGTTTCCAAGTAACAGGACTATCTCAACCTTCCCttgaacaaaaacagagattGGGCATTGAAttgaaaaccaaaactatcCCTATATACCAACGGTGCctagtggaaaaaaaggaacaacTTAGAAAAGCCTTTCGTTTCAGGAATCACAAGAGAcaagaagagattttttttttataatacatTTTGAATGAGTGCAGTTATTCCTGGAGTCTACAAATAGAGAGTCAAGCAGGcactctgacatttttaaacGGCTGCATTTGAGATACAAGATATTTTCAGGACATCTCCACTGTGAGTGAGTGCAGCATGTTAATCACATCTGAGAGGAGGAATTGATTGAGTTAACCAACCGAACCCTCCCAGCTTATAATGGATCGTCTGATCGGCTGGCACGGAAACAGTGTGGGTAACATGACATGTGTACAGCTGCCAGGGTTTAACACACATGTTTAAAAACATGTACATGCGTGTCATGGAGTGAGACTTACTCCTAGAAGGCTCAGTTTCTTGCTTGCTCCCTTGAGCACCACCTAGAGTGggaaaggggaaagaaaagagagaagcacTGGTCATGTGAATGATGTGTCAGCACTATTATCTTGGCAGAAAAGCTATGgtgtaaaacaaacacttcaGATTGGTTCAATGTCCTGATGTGACTGGCTTAAAATATCTGCAAGAGTGGTATGCTCTCTATTTTCATTGTTACatagtttttttaaaataaaataatcatccTTAATAAAGATAATGCACACCGCTGCAGCTGGAGTTCAACCTTCCCCtgagctgaaaataaaacaacaccaACTGTCACTACACCTACCACACCACACTGTCACATCCTGCTACCTGCCCACCTTTTCAGACCTTTTCACACTGCAGCTGGATTAACGCTTTAAAATAAGAGTGCAGGTAACGACACATGGATGGAGTCAAGGTCATCTATAAAGAGTGGTGTTAGGTTTCACAGTTGACGATAACAGTGTGAAATGCTATAGTAGTATTTATAACCTGCCTCAGAAGCTGGTGTTACATGTTCACCCACAGCGACAGATACTGCAGCAACTTACCTCATTGTAGCTGAACTGCTCCCTCGTTCCTTGTTGTTTcagcctgagagaaagacagagaacaacATCTGTACAGTAGAAGTGACTGTAGTAACAACTGTAACTTCAGTCAGGCATGCTTTCAATCATTACTCCCTTTTCCTACCACTGCAGTAGTAGTTTCAGTTATATGGATAAAATCCTTCATCCTGGTATAGGTCATTTTATATGACAGTATTGATGTATATTGTTATGTAGTAAATTTTATATATAATTGCAGTTAAGCAGTACTGTTCATTGATTTGCAGTATTGTTCACAACAAGCCAATACAACCACAGATATTAAAGGGACAGACACCACAGCATTAACGATGCTGATAGACAAATTTACATTGTCCCAAGGTAGATATAATCATATCGCAAAGCCCCGTGTCCTACTAAAGCTCAATAATTAACACTTTATATCTTGCTTGTttcatttgcacaaaaaaaactaaGTGTGAAAATACCAATTCTTGGTTTTACAGGGAGTAATGACCCAGACTATTTCCCGTTCccatgtttccagtctttgtgctaagccaAGCTATTATTTGTTTGGAGTCATGTGTgtctctccttttagctctagtttggtctccaccaactgctgaaggaaatgtttgGCTCTTTACCTTTTAGAGACTCCACAATGTTAGTCTAACTAGCTAGTCAGCTAGTTAGACTAACTAGTTAGCTAGTCTTTGTCTGCACTtcggtgctgggcaggtagtgtcCGATGGGTTTTAGTCTTTCgctaaaaacagctgcctgctgcattTGAAAGCGACGCACACACGCgtgtgttgggttttttttttttggtttttttttggtttttgttttgttttttataaggCATAAGACATGTATTAGAAGCAGGatattttacagttgaaaaatgaACTTGTCAGTGATCTTTGGTTGAAGACAGTACATAGCCATGCTTCTTGTACTTTTCCACATTTCTCCTGTACCTTTCTCATTAATTATCCAGATTTTCACAGACACCCAGCTACCTACCTGAAAAGGTAGCAGCAGAAGATGAGGCTGAGCATGAAGACGAAGAGGCCAATGCCCAGCACAATGACATACACATTGAGTGGGAGGTGATAGATGTCAGACGTCATGCTGCAGTAGTGTTCAGAGCGCTGAGAACCCAAACCACACAGGCATCCTGCCAGGAAGAGTTTGCAATACAGTTTACAAACTTGACATGCATTTAAGTGTCAGGGGTAACTGTTAGGGTTAAGAGTCTCAAGCTACATGTAAACTAAAGTAAGATATCTTAACCCTGTCTCATTTCTAATGTGGGCAGTTTATTAAAGGACTAACTTTCATTCTTTGTTTGCAACTTTATTGTTTACTTTCCCATTATAATCACCTTTCTTGAAACCTCCACTTTAGATTCAAAGTATTCAATGGTTAGAATTGATAGTTCACGTCTTAATAAGTAGCAAAAACATTTGACAGTGTAATTTCTAAAGGCAATTGTACTGTTGTGAGTCTAAAGGCAGTTAAGCTCTTGAGATCTGTATTTGTTGATCATTATCCAGAACATAGAGATACAGTGCGATCACAGGATCCTAGTGCCACCGGGCCTTGAGTCTCAGGGTGTGTACAGATATAAATCATGAGCATACGTTTGCTTGACAGTAGCCTCAGAGTATGTGGCACTCTGGTTCATCTCCACGGAATAAAGAGTATTATTGACATAAAATATTTAGTGAGCAGTTTAACCTAatggtttctgtttgtttggatgCAGGTGTGTCAAGGGAGCTGTGACTGGCACTATGGTGGCAACGAAATCGCTCGTAGGACTGTGCGCTAATTGGCtgtgaacaaagacaaacatggaGGACAGACACCACTTCCACCACACCACCATCTGTTCCACAGACTCTATAGAGGTGACTGGTAGAGagtttgtatgtctgtgtgtgtgacaacacTGGGGGATGGAAGGGTGGTGGTGTgcagtgtctgtctgcatgtatTTGtaagagagatgtgtgtgtatgttgcagGTGGCAGGGGGTGGGGTATATTAAACAGACTGAACTCTGGGGACTAAAGGATCATTTAGTAAAACAATGGCAGAGGAAGCCCCACTTCCACAGGCCACATGTGTTCCTATTAATTTGCGGCGAGGATGCTCTTTGCCAGCCTCTAAATGTCCATGTGTCTCTCTTTATAATGAATGAATGGGTACAGCTTGCACACGGTGGGGGGTATGGGTTGGATAATTTGACATGGCTGGGGGTTGGGGGGATTTG is a window of Toxotes jaculatrix isolate fToxJac2 chromosome 4, fToxJac2.pri, whole genome shotgun sequence DNA encoding:
- the zgc:175214 gene encoding RING finger protein 122 encodes the protein MQPFQWCNGCLCGLGSQRSEHYCSMTSDIYHLPLNVYVIVLGIGLFVFMLSLIFCCYLFRLKQQGTREQFSYNEVVLKGASKKLSLLGQTCAVCLEEFRTRDELGVCPCSHAFHKKCLLKWLEIRSVCPMCNKPILRLHTDAPQGAEGPMDPEEV